One stretch of Candidatus Methylomirabilota bacterium DNA includes these proteins:
- a CDS encoding polyprenyl synthetase family protein, producing MRPSLEATLRERLTRLIGEELRACEAAIRQELGGSPVPLIRDITEYVAFAGGKRLRPVLVLLSTRLAGGSPDRAARLGCVVELLHTATLIHDDVVDRAPLRRGRPSANARWGDDAALLVGDHLYSRCMALLVGDGDLAVMEALAAAMVSMTEAEVFQLERKRDGELTEDDYLRIIRQKTATFMSACCRIGGLVAGPDAAAVDALASFGEDLGIAFQIIDDSLDFDADEARLGKAIGTDLREGKRTLPLIATLERARPEERARILEALRGPGQPRRRPAEADRDVGEIHRLVKIYDGVGYAVARAAAYAAEATARLARFPVSEEREVLGLIAEYVVHRDR from the coding sequence TTGAGACCATCCCTGGAGGCGACCCTCCGCGAGCGCCTCACCCGGCTCATCGGCGAGGAGCTACGCGCGTGCGAGGCCGCGATCCGCCAGGAGCTGGGCGGGTCTCCCGTCCCCCTGATTCGCGACATCACCGAGTATGTCGCCTTCGCCGGCGGCAAGCGCCTGCGGCCGGTCCTGGTGCTGCTGTCGACGCGGCTGGCCGGAGGCTCTCCCGATCGCGCCGCCCGTCTCGGCTGCGTCGTCGAGCTGCTGCATACGGCCACCCTGATTCATGACGACGTCGTCGACCGGGCGCCTCTCCGGCGGGGCCGGCCGTCGGCGAATGCCCGGTGGGGCGACGACGCCGCGTTGCTCGTCGGAGATCATCTCTACTCCCGCTGCATGGCGCTGCTCGTCGGGGACGGGGATCTGGCGGTGATGGAGGCGCTGGCGGCCGCGATGGTCTCGATGACCGAGGCCGAGGTCTTCCAGCTCGAGCGCAAGCGGGATGGGGAGCTCACCGAAGACGATTACCTGCGCATCATCCGGCAAAAGACGGCGACGTTCATGTCGGCGTGCTGCCGGATCGGGGGCCTGGTCGCCGGCCCGGACGCGGCCGCGGTCGACGCGCTGGCGTCCTTCGGCGAGGACCTCGGCATCGCGTTTCAGATCATCGACGATTCGCTCGACTTCGACGCCGACGAGGCGCGACTCGGGAAGGCGATCGGGACCGATCTGCGCGAGGGGAAGCGCACCCTGCCGCTCATCGCCACCCTGGAACGAGCCAGGCCCGAGGAGCGCGCCCGGATCCTTGAGGCGTTGCGAGGCCCCGGCCAGCCCCGACGCCGGCCGGCCGAGGCCGACCGCGACGTCGGCGAGATCCATCGGCTCGTGAAGATCTACGACGGCGTCGGCTATGCCGTCGCCCGCGCGGCGGCCTATGCAGCCGAAGCCACGGCGCGGCTGGCCCGATTTCCGGTCTCCGAGGAGCGGGAGGTTCTCGGCCTCATCGCGGAGTACGTCGTCCACCGCGACCGGTGA
- a CDS encoding SAM-dependent chlorinase/fluorinase translates to MPRPSGIITLLTDFGLDDAYVGVVKGVILGINAAAHLVDLTHAVPPQDILRGALLLETAYRVFPAGTVHLAVVDPGVGGARRPLALLADGHYFVGPDNGLLGFLDGIPGAAAVALTNPAYHRTAVSRTFHARDIFGPVAAHCSLGVPLHRFGPPVRRLARHGWPRPRRAGGRVVGQVLLVDRFGNLLTNLTAKDLPAGRRACVLEIGRERIEGLSGTYGDRPPGALGAVVDSSGRVEIFVREGRARDRLGIGPGAQVSVRSRGSRSPDRRVDDGALRVHPE, encoded by the coding sequence GTGCCGCGGCCGAGCGGGATCATCACGCTGCTCACCGACTTCGGGTTGGATGACGCCTACGTCGGGGTCGTGAAAGGCGTCATCCTCGGGATCAACGCCGCGGCTCACCTCGTCGACCTGACGCACGCCGTGCCGCCCCAGGACATCCTGCGGGGCGCGCTCCTCCTGGAGACGGCCTACCGGGTCTTCCCGGCCGGGACCGTCCACCTCGCGGTGGTCGATCCCGGCGTCGGCGGCGCTCGGCGGCCGCTGGCGCTCCTGGCGGACGGCCACTACTTCGTCGGCCCCGACAACGGGCTGCTCGGGTTCCTTGACGGGATTCCCGGCGCGGCGGCGGTGGCGCTCACCAACCCGGCCTACCACCGAACAGCGGTGAGCCGGACCTTTCATGCCCGCGACATCTTCGGCCCGGTGGCCGCCCATTGCTCACTGGGCGTGCCCTTGCACCGCTTCGGTCCTCCGGTGCGGCGCCTGGCTCGCCACGGCTGGCCGCGCCCGCGGCGCGCCGGCGGGCGCGTCGTGGGCCAGGTGCTCCTGGTCGACCGATTCGGGAACCTGCTCACGAACCTGACGGCGAAGGACCTGCCCGCCGGCCGTCGTGCGTGCGTCCTCGAGATCGGCCGTGAGCGGATCGAGGGGCTCTCGGGCACCTACGGCGACCGGCCGCCGGGCGCGCTCGGCGCGGTGGTCGACAGCTCGGGTCGGGTGGAGATCTTCGTCCGCGAAGGCCGCGCCCGCGACCGACTCGGGATCGGCCCGGGGGCGCAGGTCAGCGTGCGGTCGCGAGGGTCACGGAGCCCGGACCGCCGAGTCGACGATGGTGCCCTGCGGGTTCACCCAGAATAG